A single Stutzerimonas stutzeri DNA region contains:
- a CDS encoding aromatic ring-hydroxylating oxygenase subunit alpha — MLVTKQPVLRRFWYALMPTARLTEGPQPFTLLGEPLVLWQKPDGTPVAMRDRCCHRTAKLSKGFISDEGNLACGYHGWEYDCSGTCVKIPQNPEGMIPPGAKVETFHCQDRYGYVWVALDDPLQPIPEFPEDGAPGYRRIFQFYEEWKTSPLRVMENSFDNSHFSFVHKANFGLFDQPKPSSYEFRETGYGFEAETLVPIRNPEASFRITGTTEPITNRHLINRYYLPFSRRFGCMYPDSGIHHIIYNCATPIDDGRLMLVQWLYRNDSEEQCSTQELIDWDAAITAEDRDILEATDYDACVDTRRRVEMHMPSDKPGLVIRKQLVALLEAHGESEVFMTA, encoded by the coding sequence ATGCTGGTCACCAAACAACCCGTACTGCGCCGTTTCTGGTACGCGCTCATGCCCACCGCGAGGCTCACCGAAGGCCCGCAACCCTTTACCTTGCTCGGCGAACCACTGGTGTTGTGGCAGAAGCCGGACGGCACGCCGGTCGCCATGCGCGACCGCTGCTGCCATCGCACGGCCAAGCTGTCGAAAGGCTTCATCAGCGACGAGGGCAACCTGGCCTGCGGCTACCACGGTTGGGAATACGACTGCAGCGGTACCTGCGTGAAGATTCCGCAGAATCCCGAAGGCATGATTCCGCCGGGCGCCAAGGTCGAGACGTTTCACTGCCAAGACCGTTATGGCTATGTCTGGGTCGCTCTGGACGATCCGCTGCAGCCGATCCCGGAGTTTCCCGAAGACGGCGCGCCCGGCTATCGGCGCATCTTCCAGTTCTACGAAGAGTGGAAAACCAGCCCGCTGCGGGTGATGGAGAACTCCTTCGACAACTCGCACTTTTCCTTCGTGCACAAGGCCAACTTCGGACTGTTCGACCAGCCCAAACCGTCGAGCTACGAATTCCGCGAAACCGGTTACGGCTTCGAGGCCGAAACCCTGGTGCCGATCCGCAATCCCGAGGCGAGCTTTCGCATCACCGGGACCACCGAGCCGATCACCAACCGGCACCTGATCAACCGCTACTACCTGCCGTTCTCCCGCCGCTTCGGCTGCATGTACCCGGACAGCGGCATCCACCACATCATCTACAACTGCGCGACCCCAATCGACGACGGCAGGCTGATGCTGGTGCAGTGGCTCTACCGCAACGACAGCGAGGAACAATGCTCAACGCAAGAGCTGATTGACTGGGATGCGGCCATCACGGCTGAGGATCGCGACATCCTCGAGGCGACGGACTACGACGCCTGTGTCGATACCCGGCGCCGAGTGGAAATGCACATGCCGTCGGACAAGCCTGGCCTGGTAATCCGCAAGCAGCTTGTGGCGCTGCTCGAAGCGCACGGCGAAAGCGAAGTGTTCATGACTGCCTGA
- a CDS encoding ABC transporter substrate-binding protein has protein sequence MNATASIATPVRRALTALAIALGLQAVPTHAAEPLRFGLNWLPQAEMCGFYQAQATGLYDKLGLAVELVPGGPDRNIALQVATGDLQMGMGSSFTTLNMIQQGIPARTVAAFLQKDPQTLVAHTDQGVETLDDLKGRPIMVAKFSQAEFWQFLKQRYGFSDSQLRPYAYSSVPFLANPKAVQQGYITEDAHLLGKELDKPPVSILLADYGYDNYATTAFAKQTYLDEHGDAVARFVDASRQGWRDCATGDYAPAMKAILAANPQHGEDLFHFKMQQMRERGLIDSGDAVSFGPGAMSDARWRGFFETMSAAGVYRTDLDYRQAYTLDYSNAAPAIADREQ, from the coding sequence ATGAACGCCACCGCTTCGATTGCTACCCCCGTGCGCCGCGCACTCACGGCCCTCGCCATTGCGTTGGGCCTGCAGGCTGTGCCGACACATGCGGCCGAACCCCTGCGCTTCGGCTTGAACTGGTTGCCCCAAGCCGAGATGTGCGGTTTCTACCAGGCCCAGGCGACCGGGCTGTATGACAAGCTCGGGCTGGCCGTCGAGCTGGTGCCTGGCGGGCCGGACCGCAACATCGCGCTGCAGGTTGCCACTGGCGACCTGCAGATGGGGATGGGTTCGAGCTTCACCACACTGAACATGATTCAGCAGGGCATCCCGGCGCGCACGGTCGCCGCCTTTCTACAGAAAGACCCGCAGACCCTGGTGGCCCATACCGACCAGGGTGTCGAAACGCTGGATGACCTCAAGGGGCGACCGATCATGGTCGCCAAGTTCTCGCAGGCCGAGTTCTGGCAGTTTCTCAAGCAGCGCTACGGTTTCAGCGACAGCCAGCTGCGGCCCTACGCCTATTCCTCGGTGCCCTTCCTGGCCAACCCCAAGGCTGTTCAGCAGGGCTACATAACGGAAGACGCGCACTTGCTCGGCAAGGAGCTCGACAAACCACCGGTGTCGATCCTGCTGGCCGACTACGGCTACGACAACTACGCGACCACCGCCTTTGCCAAGCAGACATACCTCGATGAGCACGGCGATGCCGTTGCCCGCTTCGTCGACGCCAGCCGGCAGGGCTGGCGCGACTGCGCGACCGGCGATTACGCACCCGCGATGAAGGCGATCCTCGCGGCCAACCCTCAGCACGGCGAAGACCTGTTCCACTTCAAGATGCAGCAGATGCGCGAACGCGGGCTGATCGACAGCGGCGATGCGGTCAGCTTCGGCCCCGGTGCGATGAGTGACGCCCGCTGGCGGGGTTTCTTCGAGACCATGAGTGCTGCGGGTGTGTACCGGACCGATCTCGACTACCGGCAGGCCTACACGCTGGACTACTCCAATGCGGCGCCGGCCATCGCCGACCGGGAGCAGTGA
- a CDS encoding isopenicillin N synthase family dioxygenase, whose translation MSLDTIPVVDLGPLLTGDAASQHEVARQFGEALETCGFASIVNHGVDASLIKRMYAEAECFFAGPLADKLAWTPPEQTKGRGYLPVGIESVAATLAGETPPDLCEALVFASLQRERAGQGLPNIWPTEPPRLGETVNAWFDAMYALCQRLMRLSAVALQLPDDYFAASYREPSLTLRFVNYPDQPDAPCAGQLRYGAHHDYGGLTILRPDQAPGGLQVCSLDGQWRDVGAPADAFVINVGDLMARWTNDRWRSTLHRVVNPPRTLTGSTRRLSLVAFTGPSCDTEVACLPSCCSSEQPPRYTPVAAGAYIRAKLDQSMQLSTPAADSLPAHATNRSTRSC comes from the coding sequence ATGAGCCTGGACACCATTCCGGTCGTGGACCTGGGGCCGCTGCTGACGGGCGATGCGGCATCGCAGCACGAAGTGGCGCGGCAGTTCGGCGAAGCCTTGGAGACCTGCGGCTTCGCCAGTATCGTCAACCACGGCGTCGATGCTTCGTTGATCAAGCGCATGTATGCCGAGGCCGAATGTTTCTTCGCCGGGCCGCTCGCCGACAAACTGGCCTGGACGCCACCGGAGCAGACCAAGGGCCGCGGGTACCTGCCCGTGGGGATCGAAAGCGTGGCCGCGACGCTGGCCGGCGAGACACCGCCAGATCTGTGCGAGGCGCTGGTATTCGCCTCCTTGCAGCGCGAGCGGGCCGGGCAGGGCTTGCCCAATATCTGGCCGACCGAACCGCCGCGACTGGGCGAAACCGTCAATGCCTGGTTCGATGCAATGTACGCGTTGTGCCAGCGGCTGATGCGGCTCTCGGCCGTGGCTTTGCAATTGCCGGACGATTATTTCGCGGCGAGCTACCGCGAGCCGTCGCTGACGCTGCGTTTCGTCAACTATCCGGACCAGCCCGATGCGCCGTGCGCCGGGCAACTGCGCTACGGTGCACACCACGATTATGGAGGCCTGACCATCCTGCGGCCGGATCAGGCGCCGGGCGGTCTGCAAGTGTGCAGCCTCGACGGGCAATGGCGCGACGTCGGTGCGCCGGCCGATGCCTTCGTCATCAATGTCGGTGATCTGATGGCCCGCTGGACCAACGACCGCTGGCGTTCGACGCTGCACCGAGTGGTCAACCCGCCACGCACGCTAACGGGCTCGACCCGACGGCTGTCACTGGTCGCGTTTACCGGTCCATCGTGCGACACCGAGGTCGCCTGTCTGCCGAGCTGCTGCAGTTCCGAGCAACCTCCACGCTACACCCCGGTGGCGGCAGGGGCCTATATCCGCGCCAAGCTGGACCAATCCATGCAGCTCTCCACGCCAGCGGCGGACTCGCTCCCCGCCCACGCAACCAATCGGAGCACGCGATCATGTTGA
- a CDS encoding ABC transporter ATP-binding protein, which yields MLMQSITVDTARPEPGAPANGAIPVLLANQVEKTYPNGTQALQRLKLSIGRGEFVSLLGPSGCGKSTLLKMFAGLEAPSAGHVRWWGKGDLDAAEAGQRLAMVFQEATLMPWARVADNVRLPLDLAGVPKSEANARVQSALGLVGLGEFGGVYPRELSGGMQMRASIARALAMQPNLLLMDEPFGALDEFTRNRLDSDLRDLWRARDLTVVFVTHSIYEAVFLSSRVVVMGARPGRVLADVAIEGPEMRDEAFRTSPDFIEQCAHLSRLLAEANADADH from the coding sequence ATGTTGATGCAATCGATAACCGTCGACACGGCCCGTCCCGAGCCCGGCGCGCCCGCCAACGGGGCGATTCCGGTGTTGCTGGCCAATCAGGTCGAGAAAACCTACCCCAACGGTACTCAGGCGTTGCAACGGCTAAAGCTCAGCATTGGACGCGGCGAATTCGTCTCGTTGCTCGGCCCGTCCGGCTGCGGCAAGAGCACCTTGCTGAAAATGTTCGCCGGGCTCGAAGCACCGTCGGCCGGGCATGTGCGCTGGTGGGGCAAGGGCGACCTGGATGCCGCCGAAGCCGGCCAGCGTCTGGCCATGGTGTTTCAGGAGGCGACGCTGATGCCCTGGGCGAGGGTCGCTGACAACGTCCGGTTACCTCTGGACCTTGCAGGCGTGCCGAAATCCGAGGCGAACGCGCGGGTTCAGTCCGCGCTGGGACTGGTCGGACTAGGTGAATTCGGCGGGGTCTATCCGCGCGAGCTGTCGGGCGGTATGCAGATGCGTGCGTCCATCGCCCGCGCGCTGGCGATGCAACCGAACCTGTTGCTGATGGACGAGCCGTTCGGTGCGCTAGACGAGTTCACCCGCAATCGCCTCGACAGCGACCTGCGTGATCTCTGGCGCGCCCGTGACCTGACCGTGGTGTTCGTCACCCACAGCATTTACGAGGCGGTGTTTCTGTCATCTCGGGTGGTGGTGATGGGCGCGCGGCCGGGCCGGGTATTGGCCGATGTGGCCATCGAGGGGCCGGAGATGCGTGACGAGGCGTTCCGCACCAGCCCCGACTTCATCGAACAGTGCGCGCACCTGTCCCGGTTGCTCGCCGAAGCCAACGCCGACGCAGACCACTGA
- a CDS encoding ABC transporter permease encodes MDKRSQPLLADPRFQRIAAPLLVGLVLLGTWQFLCVALNVPTYLVPTPLEIGRTLVSDGPMLFGALLVTLKITFLSFAMAVVLGVIAAFLFVQSRVIEASLFPYAILLQVTPVVAIAPLIIIWVSNTTLALTICATLVAIFPIISNTVLGLRSVNPGLLNLFRLNRASRWQTLVRLRIPSALPYFFGGLRIASGLALIGAVVAEFVAGTGGTGAGLAYQILQAGFQLNIPRLFAALFLIAVTGVLLFSLMAALARVSLGHWHESEQG; translated from the coding sequence ATGGACAAGCGCTCCCAACCCCTGTTGGCCGATCCGCGTTTTCAGCGCATCGCCGCACCGCTACTGGTCGGTCTGGTACTGCTCGGTACCTGGCAGTTTCTTTGCGTCGCCCTGAATGTGCCGACCTATCTGGTGCCTACTCCGCTGGAGATTGGCCGAACGCTGGTCAGCGATGGGCCCATGTTGTTTGGCGCGCTGCTGGTGACGCTGAAAATCACCTTTCTGTCGTTTGCGATGGCGGTCGTGCTCGGGGTGATCGCCGCGTTTCTGTTCGTGCAGAGCCGAGTGATCGAGGCCAGCTTGTTTCCCTACGCGATCCTGTTGCAGGTAACGCCGGTGGTGGCCATCGCGCCGTTGATCATTATCTGGGTCAGCAACACCACGCTGGCGCTGACGATTTGCGCGACGCTGGTGGCGATCTTTCCGATCATCTCCAATACCGTACTCGGGCTGCGCAGCGTCAACCCGGGATTGCTCAATCTGTTCCGGCTGAACCGAGCGAGCCGCTGGCAGACGCTGGTGCGCCTGCGCATCCCCAGTGCGTTGCCATACTTCTTCGGCGGCTTACGCATCGCGTCGGGCTTGGCGCTGATCGGCGCGGTCGTTGCCGAGTTCGTCGCCGGCACCGGTGGTACGGGAGCCGGGCTGGCGTATCAAATCCTGCAGGCCGGCTTTCAGCTGAATATCCCGCGTCTGTTCGCCGCGCTCTTTCTCATCGCCGTGACCGGCGTGCTGCTGTTCAGCCTGATGGCCGCCTTGGCGCGCGTCAGCCTCGGGCATTGGCATGAGAGCGAGCAGGGATAA
- a CDS encoding amidohydrolase family protein, translating into MHTNTNWLIRNASAILTGLSGDAARHAGPDIRIVDGRIAALGQLEPQPGEQIINARDCVVYPAWVNTHHHLFQSLLKGEPQGLNQTLTPWLAATPYRFRGAFDEDSFRLAARIGLVELVRSGCGTVADHHYLYYPGMPFDSAAILFEEAEALGVRFVLCRGGATQTRQLEADLPQALRPERIENYLADVERLVATYHDPAADARRRVVMAPTTTLHSTTPEELRMTAEVARGLGIRLHSHLSETVDYLDAARAKFGMTPVQFCAEQGWVGSDVWFAHMVKLLPDEIRLLGETGTGIASCPQSNGRLGSGIADLPALEAAGVTVSLGVDGAASNEAADMQSEAHAAWLLQRARKGERAQPRYDGGTFEGGADAASIEDVLRWGTAGGARVLGLDGVGTLQVGQAADLAVYRLDDPRYFGLHDLAIGPIASGGRAHLQALLVGGRLVVENDGIPGFDMAELGRQAREAVARLVRRAESLA; encoded by the coding sequence ATGCACACCAACACCAACTGGCTGATTCGCAATGCCAGCGCCATCCTCACCGGCCTGTCCGGCGACGCGGCGCGTCACGCCGGGCCTGATATCCGTATTGTCGATGGCCGCATCGCGGCGCTTGGCCAACTCGAGCCTCAGCCGGGCGAACAGATCATCAATGCGCGTGACTGCGTGGTTTATCCCGCGTGGGTCAACACCCATCATCACCTGTTTCAGTCGCTGCTCAAGGGCGAGCCCCAAGGACTGAATCAGACGCTGACGCCCTGGCTGGCCGCCACGCCGTATCGTTTTCGCGGTGCCTTCGATGAGGACAGCTTCCGTCTGGCCGCCCGCATCGGGCTGGTCGAACTGGTGCGCTCGGGCTGCGGCACCGTGGCCGACCACCATTACCTGTATTACCCCGGCATGCCGTTCGACAGCGCCGCAATCCTGTTCGAGGAGGCCGAGGCATTGGGGGTGCGCTTCGTGCTCTGTCGCGGCGGCGCGACGCAGACTCGTCAGCTCGAGGCCGACCTGCCGCAGGCGCTGCGCCCCGAGCGTATCGAGAACTACCTTGCCGACGTGGAGCGCTTGGTCGCGACCTACCACGACCCGGCTGCCGATGCCCGGCGGCGGGTAGTCATGGCGCCGACCACGACATTGCATTCGACCACACCTGAAGAGTTGCGCATGACGGCAGAGGTCGCGCGCGGCCTTGGCATTCGCCTGCACAGCCATCTTTCCGAGACCGTCGACTATCTCGACGCGGCGCGCGCCAAGTTCGGCATGACGCCCGTGCAGTTCTGCGCCGAGCAAGGCTGGGTCGGGTCTGACGTCTGGTTCGCACATATGGTGAAGCTGCTGCCCGACGAGATTCGTCTGCTCGGCGAAACCGGCACCGGCATCGCCAGCTGCCCGCAGAGCAACGGCCGGCTCGGCAGCGGCATCGCCGATCTGCCCGCGCTGGAAGCGGCCGGCGTAACGGTGTCGCTGGGCGTTGATGGCGCCGCGTCCAACGAGGCGGCCGATATGCAATCCGAAGCGCATGCCGCCTGGCTGTTGCAGCGAGCGCGCAAGGGCGAAAGGGCGCAGCCGCGCTATGACGGCGGCACCTTCGAAGGCGGCGCCGATGCGGCGAGTATCGAGGACGTGCTGCGCTGGGGAACTGCTGGCGGGGCCAGGGTCCTGGGGCTCGATGGCGTCGGCACGTTGCAGGTCGGCCAGGCCGCGGATCTGGCTGTTTATCGGCTCGACGACCCGCGGTACTTCGGCCTGCACGACCTCGCCATCGGCCCGATCGCCAGCGGTGGCCGTGCCCATCTACAAGCGCTACTGGTGGGCGGACGCCTGGTCGTCGAAAACGATGGCATTCCGGGTTTCGACATGGCTGAGCTGGGCCGGCAGGCGCGGGAGGCGGTGGCACGCCTGGTGCGGCGGGCGGAATCGCTGGCCTGA
- a CDS encoding outer membrane protein OmpK — MKSIMTTAALASGLMLAGEAMAAPMLWQNNSLTYLYGKDFKVDAGEIQQTVTFEHASGWTWGDMFLFVDNKWYNGLSGNDGHTYYGEFSPRLSFGKITGTDLSFGPIKDVLLAFTYERGESQDDGTPNQNYLFGPAVDLSVPGFDRFNVNFYYRKPDGTTGKPSGQWQITPTWAMTIPVGKSDILFDGYIDWVVNDKSKNGNELKRNFHFNPQIKYDLGKALDYTPGKLYVGIEYDYWSNKYGIEDGGFVSENFVGPTDQNTFSAIVKAHF; from the coding sequence ATGAAATCCATTATGACCACCGCCGCACTTGCGAGCGGCTTGATGCTCGCAGGCGAGGCGATGGCGGCCCCGATGCTTTGGCAGAACAACAGCCTGACCTATCTCTACGGCAAGGACTTCAAGGTCGATGCCGGAGAAATCCAGCAGACCGTCACTTTCGAGCATGCCAGCGGCTGGACCTGGGGCGACATGTTCCTGTTCGTCGACAACAAGTGGTACAACGGTCTGTCCGGCAATGACGGCCACACCTATTACGGCGAGTTCAGCCCGCGGCTGTCCTTCGGCAAGATCACCGGAACCGACCTGTCCTTTGGTCCGATCAAGGATGTGCTGCTGGCGTTTACCTATGAACGCGGCGAGAGCCAGGATGACGGCACGCCCAACCAGAACTACCTGTTCGGCCCCGCCGTTGACCTGAGCGTCCCAGGTTTCGATCGGTTTAACGTCAATTTCTACTACCGCAAGCCCGACGGCACGACCGGCAAGCCCTCCGGCCAGTGGCAGATCACGCCAACATGGGCAATGACCATTCCCGTGGGTAAGTCGGACATACTCTTTGACGGCTACATCGACTGGGTAGTCAATGACAAGAGCAAGAACGGCAACGAGCTCAAGCGCAATTTCCACTTCAACCCACAGATCAAGTACGACCTGGGCAAGGCGCTGGATTACACGCCAGGCAAGCTTTATGTGGGTATCGAATACGACTACTGGTCGAACAAGTACGGCATCGAGGACGGCGGCTTCGTCAGCGAAAACTTCGTAGGCCCGACCGACCAGAACACCTTCAGCGCCATCGTCAAAGCTCATTTCTGA
- the rimO gene encoding 30S ribosomal protein S12 methylthiotransferase RimO: protein MSKKAPSVGFVSLGCPKATVDSERILTQLRMEGYQIVPTYQDADVVVVNTCGFIDSAKAESLDAIGEAIAENGKVIVTGCMGVAEDNIRNVHPSVLAVTGPQQYEQVVNAVHEVVPPNIDHDPFVDLVPPQGIKLTPRHYAYLKISEGCNHTCSFCIIPSMRGKLVSRPVGDVLSEAERLVKAGVKEVLVISQDTSAYGVDVKYKTDFWNGQPVKTRMLELCQALSSMGVWVRLHYVYPYPNVDDVIPLMAEGKLLPYLDIPFQHASPKVLKAMKRPAFEDKTLARIKKWREICPQLTIRSTFIVGFPGETEEDFQYLLDWLTEAQLDRVGCFQYSPVEGAPAEALDLEPVPDDVKQDRWDRFMAHQQAISAARLARKVGQEIEVLIDEVDDDGAIGRSYADAPEIDGMVYIDSEHPLQPGDKVWVRVTNADEYDLWAETI, encoded by the coding sequence ATGTCTAAGAAAGCTCCTAGTGTAGGGTTCGTGTCGCTTGGGTGTCCCAAAGCCACGGTGGACTCCGAACGCATCCTGACGCAGCTGCGTATGGAGGGTTACCAGATCGTGCCCACCTACCAGGACGCCGATGTGGTGGTGGTCAACACCTGCGGTTTCATCGACAGCGCCAAGGCTGAATCGCTGGACGCCATCGGCGAGGCCATTGCCGAGAACGGCAAGGTGATCGTCACCGGCTGCATGGGCGTGGCCGAAGACAACATCCGCAACGTGCATCCCAGCGTGCTCGCCGTGACCGGTCCCCAGCAGTACGAGCAGGTCGTCAATGCCGTGCATGAAGTGGTGCCGCCCAACATCGACCATGATCCCTTTGTCGATCTGGTGCCGCCGCAGGGCATCAAGCTCACCCCGCGCCACTACGCCTATCTGAAGATTTCCGAAGGCTGCAACCACACCTGCAGCTTCTGCATCATCCCGTCCATGCGCGGCAAGCTGGTCAGCCGTCCGGTGGGCGATGTACTCAGCGAAGCCGAGCGTCTGGTCAAGGCGGGCGTCAAGGAAGTCCTGGTGATTTCCCAGGACACCAGCGCTTACGGCGTCGACGTGAAATACAAGACCGATTTCTGGAACGGCCAGCCGGTCAAGACCCGCATGCTGGAACTCTGCCAGGCGCTGTCAAGCATGGGCGTGTGGGTACGGCTGCATTACGTCTATCCGTACCCGAACGTCGATGATGTGATTCCGCTGATGGCCGAAGGCAAGCTGCTCCCCTATCTCGACATTCCGTTCCAGCACGCCAGCCCGAAGGTGCTCAAGGCCATGAAGCGGCCGGCGTTCGAGGACAAAACGCTGGCGCGCATCAAGAAGTGGCGCGAGATCTGCCCGCAACTGACCATTCGTTCGACCTTCATCGTCGGCTTTCCCGGCGAGACCGAGGAGGATTTCCAATACCTGCTCGACTGGCTGACCGAAGCACAGCTGGACCGCGTCGGCTGCTTCCAGTATTCCCCGGTCGAGGGCGCGCCGGCAGAGGCGCTGGACCTGGAGCCGGTACCTGATGACGTCAAGCAGGACCGTTGGGACCGCTTCATGGCCCATCAGCAGGCCATCAGCGCGGCCCGCCTGGCGCGCAAGGTCGGCCAGGAAATCGAAGTGCTGATCGATGAGGTCGATGACGACGGCGCGATTGGTCGCTCCTACGCCGACGCGCCGGAAATCGACGGCATGGTCTACATCGATAGCGAACATCCGCTGCAACCCGGCGACAAGGTCTGGGTCCGGGTGACCAACGCCGACGAGTACGACCTCTGGGCCGAGACGATCTGA
- a CDS encoding response regulator, whose protein sequence is MNTDSKLLVVDDNAATRYAIRRVLERHGYAVLEAGTGTEGLDLIATTDIDAIILDVNLPDMSGFDIVRQLRTDDRTRLLPVIHVSAASIQTGDIITGLEAGADAYLIHPVDPDVLLATLRTLLRVRDTEHALRESEARFREIFSQVAAPIAVIDPQLRIHESNRALSRLLGDLAEPTELVTRIAEGQQTKLETLRERLASGGRWQDTLIMHAAAGERRETKWQVSPYRDSERGLVFIEDITEQQQRERSQRQQLETANTELAREVAERVRTEAQLMQAQKMDALGKLTGGIAHDFNNLLTGIITGLELLKKRMHEGRSDAVLRFADTALNSARSAASMTNRLLAFARQQPLDARPADLNEQIRSLEELLQRTIGEQISLHLQLTDHAAVAQVDANQLESAILNLVINARDALPRGGNITIGTAALQSQGHADLADGDYVVLTVKDDGTGIAPQFLSKVFDPFFTTKPLGQGTGLGLSSIYGFARQSGGEARLTSTVGQGTEVSLVLPAALATQAVSPSVNDLPMGNGEHILIVEDMPAVRMLVAEMLGEAGYRCSEAGDAATALSVLQDDHSVNLLLTDVGLPQLSGRELADTARSYRPTLPILFMTGYAENAVRVDRFLAEGMDLVVKPFQIGELLAKVRKMLDTAASRNL, encoded by the coding sequence ATGAACACTGATAGCAAGCTGCTGGTGGTAGACGACAACGCTGCGACGCGCTATGCGATACGCCGCGTGCTGGAGCGGCACGGCTATGCGGTTCTCGAGGCGGGCACGGGCACCGAAGGGCTGGACCTGATCGCCACGACAGACATCGACGCCATCATTCTCGATGTGAACCTGCCAGACATGAGCGGCTTCGACATTGTCCGCCAGTTGCGAACCGATGATCGTACCCGCTTGCTACCGGTCATCCATGTCTCGGCGGCATCCATCCAGACGGGCGACATCATCACCGGTCTGGAGGCCGGGGCCGATGCCTATCTGATTCACCCTGTCGACCCGGACGTCCTGCTTGCCACCTTGCGCACCCTGTTGCGCGTCCGCGACACCGAGCACGCGCTGCGTGAAAGCGAAGCACGCTTCAGGGAAATCTTCTCCCAGGTCGCAGCGCCAATCGCGGTCATCGACCCCCAGCTGCGGATTCACGAGAGCAACCGTGCCCTGTCGCGGCTGCTCGGCGACCTCGCAGAGCCAACCGAACTGGTCACCCGCATCGCCGAGGGCCAGCAAACCAAACTGGAGACGCTGCGCGAGCGTCTGGCAAGCGGCGGACGCTGGCAGGACACCCTGATCATGCACGCCGCGGCCGGCGAGCGGCGCGAGACCAAGTGGCAGGTCTCGCCGTACCGGGATTCGGAGCGCGGGCTGGTGTTCATCGAGGACATCACCGAGCAGCAACAACGTGAACGATCCCAACGCCAGCAGCTCGAGACCGCGAACACGGAGCTGGCCCGCGAGGTGGCCGAACGCGTTCGCACCGAAGCGCAACTGATGCAGGCGCAGAAGATGGACGCGCTGGGCAAGCTGACCGGCGGCATCGCGCATGACTTCAACAACCTGCTGACCGGCATCATCACCGGCCTCGAGCTGCTCAAGAAGCGCATGCATGAAGGCCGTAGCGATGCGGTCCTGCGCTTTGCAGACACGGCACTGAATTCTGCTCGCAGCGCCGCCTCGATGACCAATCGCCTGCTGGCGTTCGCTCGACAACAGCCGCTCGACGCCCGGCCCGCCGACCTCAACGAGCAGATTCGATCACTCGAAGAACTGCTGCAACGCACCATCGGCGAACAGATATCCCTGCACCTGCAACTCACCGATCACGCGGCCGTCGCCCAGGTCGATGCCAACCAGCTCGAAAGCGCCATCCTCAATCTGGTCATCAATGCCCGCGACGCCCTGCCCCGCGGCGGCAACATCACCATCGGCACCGCGGCCTTGCAGTCGCAGGGCCATGCCGACCTCGCCGATGGCGATTACGTCGTGCTCACCGTCAAGGACGACGGCACGGGGATCGCCCCGCAATTTCTGAGCAAGGTCTTCGACCCGTTTTTCACCACCAAGCCGCTTGGCCAGGGAACAGGGCTGGGATTGTCCTCGATCTATGGCTTCGCCCGGCAATCCGGCGGGGAAGCCCGGCTGACCAGCACCGTTGGCCAGGGCACCGAGGTTTCGCTGGTACTGCCAGCAGCCCTGGCGACCCAGGCGGTGTCGCCCTCGGTGAACGACCTGCCGATGGGCAACGGTGAGCATATCCTGATCGTCGAAGACATGCCGGCGGTGCGCATGCTCGTCGCCGAGATGCTCGGTGAGGCGGGCTACCGTTGCAGCGAAGCCGGCGACGCGGCGACCGCGCTATCGGTACTGCAGGACGATCACAGCGTGAATCTGCTGCTGACCGATGTCGGCCTGCCGCAACTGTCGGGACGCGAGCTGGCCGACACGGCGCGCAGCTACCGGCCGACGCTGCCCATCCTGTTCATGACCGGTTATGCCGAAAATGCGGTGCGTGTGGATCGCTTTCTGGCCGAGGGCATGGATCTGGTGGTCAAGCCGTTTCAGATCGGTGAGTTGCTCGCAAAGGTGCGCAAGATGCTGGACACCGCCGCGAGCCGTAATCTCTAG